CGCGGTGCTTTTTTTAAGATTTTTTACGCAAATGGCAACATGATCAACCACCGGCACAGCATCGGTGCCCGATTGGGCCAGGCAAAAGCCCGGTAATATAAGGGCAGCAATTAACCATATTAATTTAAGACTACCCGGTTTGCGGGTATTAGGATTAAGTAAAAGGCTCATTTTAAGTTTTTTGGTTTAAAAACCTAAAGATATGTGTTTATATAACACTAAGGCCAAATCACAGAAATATTACTTAACCAGATATTGGTGATCAAACTCGGTTTCGGGGACAACATTAACCGTATTGTTCCTGTTCCAGTCATCAATATCTATTAAACCCATACGGGTTTGGTAATGGCCGTCATCGTTGGGGCATTTAACCACGTAAAGGCCTTCTGGCGCCAGTTCAATAACCGGGCGCGCACCGCATGTTTTACAAAACCTGCAGTTTATCGTTTTTGGTATATTAACGTAACTCCTCATATTATCTTTGTTTACGTTCAATAACCTGCTACGGTTGCTTATTTGTTAATATAATGCAATAAAAAATATTTTACCATAATATGCTATTCAATATGCACCTGGCAAGCCTATTGCCCACAAAAGTTCGCCAGGCTGGTATTAATTTCTTTTATTATATTTATTGCCATGCAGCCTGATATTGAACAGTTAAAAACCACTTACAAAAACCTAAGCGACGATAAGCTTACCAGCCTTGCCATAACCGAAGCCGCAAGCCTAAGACCCGAGGCGTTAGATTTACTAAAAGCCGAGATAAAAAGCCGCGGGCTGGATGAAGGTATTATGAACGGCGTAAATGTGCAACTTACCACTCCGGACAGTTTAGCCATTGATAGCTATATCTCGCTTATCCGCAACCAGCCATGCCCGGTTTGCAGTAGTACGGCCCAACCACTTAACGCAATAGTAATTGGGAGTGTTAAAAGCTTTATTATATTAACTCATTACAAGAAAAAGCTTATGATTGCCTGCCCTTCATGCCTGCAACAAGCCAACCAACGTGCTACCTCGTCAACAGCCTTAATGGGCTGGTGGGGGTTACCCTGGGGAATTATACGCACATCGCAGGCATTATTCCGTAACATGAAAGCCAACAAAGTGATCAGAACCGATGAGCCCTCGGATAAGTTAATCTCCTTCGTAAAAACAAATGTTGGTGTAATAGAGAGTGTACGTAAAAACAACCATTCGTTACAAGTTATGTTAGACAGCGTTAATAAGCGATAAAACCCGACCCATGATTGTGCAAAAACTAAATAAACTGGCATTCATATACGCCATATTGTTAGCGCTGATTGTTTGGTTTTCTGTCGTTTTGCAATTTATTATTTCTACAGCTGCCTATACGCAACAAGGCCGTACATTTGGTGGCGCCATAGTGCAAATCATCAGTTTTTTTACAATACTAAGTAATATACTGGTTGGGCTTTGCCTGGTTGCTGTTGTTTTAAACAAAGCTTCGGCGTTTAAAAAATTCTTTAGCAGCAACAGTGTGGCTACCGCTGTAGCACTTTACATCACCATAGTGGGCCTTATTTTTAACACGGTATTACGCAGCATTGTAAATTTAGATGGCTTGTTTGCGCTAACTAACGAATTAACCCATGTATTTAACCCGGTGGCTTTTGTTATCTTCTGGCTGTTTTTTACCGCTAAAACAAAATTATCGTGGCGGCAGTCCGCCGGTTGGTTGTGGTACCCGTTATTATACCTTATGTATGTACTTATCCGCGGCGCAGTTTTCCATTTTTACCCCTACCCTTTTGTTGATGCCGATAAACTGGGTTATCAGCAGGTGGCTGTCAATTCTTTTTTTGTGATGATGGCTTTTTTATTGTTTGGGTGCTTATTTCTGATGTTAAACAACAAACTGGCAGCAAGGATATATCAATAATACTTTATGCTGATTAGCATCCTCTAAAAACCCGGCGTATAACTTG
The genomic region above belongs to Mucilaginibacter sp. KACC 22773 and contains:
- a CDS encoding Pr6Pr family membrane protein yields the protein MQKLNKLAFIYAILLALIVWFSVVLQFIISTAAYTQQGRTFGGAIVQIISFFTILSNILVGLCLVAVVLNKASAFKKFFSSNSVATAVALYITIVGLIFNTVLRSIVNLDGLFALTNELTHVFNPVAFVIFWLFFTAKTKLSWRQSAGWLWYPLLYLMYVLIRGAVFHFYPYPFVDADKLGYQQVAVNSFFVMMAFLLFGCLFLMLNNKLAARIYQ